From one Eucalyptus grandis isolate ANBG69807.140 chromosome 9, ASM1654582v1, whole genome shotgun sequence genomic stretch:
- the LOC120288390 gene encoding uncharacterized protein LOC120288390, with protein sequence MAPLADLSNKVKNLAFVVPTSPTMDPPTAPSEVPGFDKLLPFAKVKVSEFYKEPEFTRKYDGMRCPKTHLKYYLGKMACYSYNPSLLINSFQDSLFGLVLTWFIELDLEKIHTWEDLANEFFQLYKFNTEIAPTREELVRVEKMRVETFRAYAQRWRATVSQVKPPLFEKEAMKLLLQAMPRDFFEKIYNHTCINFAALVELGECIEGIMHEGRLIENTNRRYVLKRDKESTVEIAYIQNSSSHKPYNPQAHKPAVEYVLLMDIQKLEQITPFANRWLKGDIACDEKIACLAKLAELGIIQYEDDESALRQMSLIEVDLSGEDIISKVIRKVGNPSQDDT encoded by the exons ATGGCGCCGTTAGCTGATCTCTCCAACAAAGTCAAGAACTTAGCTTTTGTAGTTCCTACTTCTCCTACCATGGATCCTCCTACTGCACCCTCTGAAGTGCCG GGGTTCGATAAGCTGTTACCCTTCGCCAAGGTTAAAGTCTCTGAATTCTACAAGGAGCCCGAGTTTACAAGGAAATATGACGGCATGAGATGCCCCAAGACCCATTTAAAGTACTATTTGGGCAAGATGGCCTGTTACTCATATAATCCTTCGCTCTTGATTAATTCCTTTCAGGATAGCTTGTTTGGTCTTGTGTTGACATGGTTTATAGAATTGGACTTGGAGAAGATCCATACTTGGGAGGATCTTGCTAATGAATTCTTCCAACTATATAAGTTCAACACTGAAATCGCTCCAACTCGAGAGGAATTAGTTCGGGTCGAGAAAATGAGAGTTGAAACGTTTAGAGCTTATGCTCAAAGATGGAGAGCTACTGTATCTCAAGTAAAGCCACCCTTGTTTGAGAAGGAGGCTATGAAATTACTGCTTCAAGCCATGCCTCGAGATTTCTTCGAAAAAATTTACAACCACACTTGTATTAACTTTGCCGCTTTGGTGGAGTTAGGTGAATGCATTGAAGGGATCATGCATGAAGGAAGGTTGATCGAGAACACGAATCGTCGATATGTCCTGAAGAGAGATAAGGAATCAACTGTGGAGATTGCTTATATACAAAATTCCTCTTCTCATAAGCCATATAATCCTCAGGCTCATAAACCTGCCGTGGAG TATGTCCTCCTGATGGATATCCAAAAGTTGGAGCAAATCACGCCATTTGCTAATCGTTGGTTGAAAGGTGACATTGCTTGTGATGAGAAGATAGCTTGCTTAGCGAAGCTAGCTGAGTTGGGAATTATCCAATATGAAGATGATGAGTCCGCTCTAAGACAGATGTCTTTGATTGAAGTCGATTTGTCTGGCGAGGATataatctcaaaagtcataagGAAGGTTGGGAATCCAAGTCAGGATGACACTTGA